The sequence TGGGCCAGGAAATCGGCGGGCGTGGCGTGGGTCACCGAGCAGGTCACCACCACGCCGGTGCTCTTGCCCAGGCTTTTGGCCAGCTCCAGGATGGTCTTTACCGGACGGCCGTCCTTGTCCGCGCCGATCCGTCCGTTGGTGGTGCGCAGACCGCAGGAGATGGCTGTGCCACCCGCGCCGGAATCGGTGATGAAATCATCGCTCAGCGACCAGGTGAGCGACTGGCCCAGGGCCTGCGGGCTGTCCATGGTGAGCCCGGCCCCGCGGCCGAACGAGGCGGCGCGCGCCGCGCCCACGGCGTTGAACCCCATCCCGTCGCCGATCAAAATGATAATGTTCTTTACCGGTTTCACGTTCTGGATCGCGGTGGCATCCCCCACCTGGGCGAAAGAGGATATCTTGACGGTGTCGTTCTGGTCGGCGGCGTACACGTGCAGGGACAGGGCCAGCAACGCCACCAGGGCCAGGTGCAGGTATCTTTTCATTTTGCGGTCTCCGTTTTGAGATTGGCATGATTGAGAAAAAATATCAAAGAAACCATTTTAGGACAATATAGGGGACTGTCGGCGTGCCAGTCAACCGAAAATGGCGGGTTGCGCGTTTGAAATGCAAAAGAAAACGCGCCGCACCGGAGGCGGTGCGGCGCGCTGCGGATTCAGATGCGGTCCGGGGTCATTTGTCGGTAGCGAAGGAGGCGAAGTTTTTCACCCCCCAGCCCTGAACAGCCAGTTGCGGAACGTGGAAATTGTGGTGCAGCCCGGCGAACGCCTGCGCGTTCGGCCCGTAGGCCAGCAGCGGGACCACGCTGCCGGTGTGCTCGGGTCCGGTCCAGCCGGCGGTCATGGTGCCGTCCGTTTCATTGGTTTCGGTCAGCGACAGCCCGCCGGTTTCGTGGTCGGCGGTGACTACGACCAGCGTGTTGCCGTCCTTTTCGGCGAAATCGACCGCCTTGGCCACGGCCCGGTCAAAATCGAGCGTTTCATCCACCACGTACTGAAGGTCGTTCCCGTGGCCGCCCCCGTCGATCTGGCTGCCCTCGACCATCAGGAAGAAGCCCTTGGGATTGCGGCTGAGCAGTTGCAGCGCCCCGGCGACCATATCGGGCAGGGGGGTGTCGCGCTTCGTGGCGGAGCGCATGTTGTAGGGGGCGAAAAACCCGGCCACGGCTTTGGCCTTGCCGAAATCCGTCGCCTTGAGCTCATCCGCCGTGGTCAACACGCTGTAGCCGCGTTTGCGCAACACTTCCAGCAGGTCCGTCTCGTCATCGCGGCGGCTGCGTTTGTCCGAGGCGGGCAGGAAGAACTCGATCCCTCCGCCCAGCATCACATCCGCGGGCGCGGCGCATATCTGGCGTGCGATCTCCCACTCGTTCGAGCGGTTTTTCACGTGCGCCAGAAAACAGGCCGGCGTGGCGTGGGTTATCGAGCAGGTGACCACCACACCGGTGCTCTTGCCCATGGATCTGGCCAGCTCCAGGATGTTTTTCAACGGCCGGGCGTCCCTGTCCTCGCCGATCCGTCCGTTGAGGGTGCGCAGGCCGCAGGCCAGTGCGGTGCCGCCGGCGCCGGAGTCGGTGATGAAATCATCGCTCAGAGACCAGGTGATCGACTGCCCCAGGGCCGGCAGGCGGTCCAGGGTCAGGCCGAGGCCGCGCCCGTAGAGGGCCGTGCGGGCGGCGCCGACCTCGTTGATCCCCATCCCGTCACCGATCATGATGATTATGTTTTTGACCGGCTTTACGTTCTGGATGGCCGCGGCATCCGCAGCCTGTGTAAAGTCGGCGATCTTGACCGTATCGTTCTGGTCTGCGGCGTACACGGGCAGCGAAAGCATCAGCAGAGCGGCAAGAGCCAGATGCAGCAGTCTTTTCATTTCTCGGTCTCCATCTGAAAGATGGCAGTTGAAAAATCATGACAAACGGAGTACAGGGTCAACCTCATTCTTCAAGTGTATGGGACGGGAAAGAAAGCGCGCCGCACCCGGGGGGCGACGCGCACAGTCGAAACCGACAGCCGGAACTTCGGTGTTCTGTCAGAGGCCTGTGTTTTAGACCAGCGGCTTGACCGCGAAACGGAACTGCGGCACGTGGTCGTCCGGCGAGAACTCATAGAGCCACTGGTTGCCCGGGGCAAGCGGCATGTAATCCATCAAGGCCGCGCCGCCCAGCTCGAGGTTAGCGCCGCTGTAGCCCAGCAGCGCCCCGGCGGCCTCCTGCCCGAACGCCGTGACCAGGTGGTAGTAGATTATCCCGATGTTGGGGGCCAGGTAGGCCTGGATGTGGCCCTGTCCCTCGTTGGCCTTGCCCTCGATCATGATCACGTCGTTGAACTGCCCCAGCGACTTGCCGCTGGCGGTCAGTTGGGCCGGGCCGATATAGTGGATGCTGTAGCCGAACACCTCGACAAATTCGTTCCCGCTGCCGTTGCTCACATAGACCGGGTCGCCGGTCCATTTGCGGGTGGTGTCGGTGGGGAAGGCGATGTAGGGCTCGCTCAGCAGGGTGAGCATCAGGTCGGTGGCGAAACCGTTGAAAGTGCTGCGCACCGAGTACTGGATGAAACGGTTCACGCGGATGAAATTCATCGAGCCGGAGGAGGTCTCGCGCAGCCCCTCCCAGTCGAAAGTATCCCGGTGCCGCAGCCAGCCGGACTGCTTGATGAACTCAACCGCTCCGGCCAGGTTCTCGTAGTTGGCCTCGTTCTGGTTGTTGCCCCGGAACAGGTAGCCCGAGTTGGAGGTCCAGAACGGCTCCACGGCGAAAGAGAGCTCGAGGCCCTGGCTGGCGCTGGTGGTCGGGGTGACCTCGCGCAGCGTTCCGTCTGCCTTGACCAGCTTGAACCCGGAGGCCAGGGTGATCGGGTTTCCGCTGCCGTCCAGGAAATTGTCCCACCAGTGCTCCGCGGAGAGGTCGTCGCCGGGGGTGACAGTCCCGCCGCCGCCGTCCTTGCCGCAGCCGGAGGCGCCCGCCAGTAGTGCGATCAGAACAAAAGAGGCCAGGCTTATCGGGAAATGCGCTTTCTTCACCTTATCTCCTCTTAGAATATTTGGCGTTGCATCAGTTCAATTATCCTTACATTCGCTTCGGGCCTGCGTACAGCCCACGGCCGTGCCGGGTCGACAACTCAGGTGACAGGTGCTCGGGCTCCTATGGCTGCCGGTTTTACAAACGGTCCTGGTAGGCCAGGAAAAGCGCCCGGTAATATTTCATCAGGCGGACCGGGTCGGCGCTTTCGGGTATCTCGGCGCAGCAGTAGCCCTTGTAGCCGGAGCTTTTCAGCAGGCCGAACAGCTTGCGCCAGGGGTAGTCCTCGATGTACAGGTCGCGCATGTGCACGAAATGTATCCGTCCGGCCACCAGCGAGAAATTGTGCTCCAGCCCGCCGTCGTCCAGGTCCGTCTCGTTGCAGTTCCAACAGACATATACATTCGGACTGGTGGTCTGTTCCATGATCGGGTGGTAGACCGGGAAGCTGCTGGTCTGGGGTCCGTGCACCTCGACCCGCACCTCCACGCCCAGGTCGGCGCCGAAAGAGCCGACCTCATCCAGGCTGCGGGCTATCTGGGCGATCGTTTTCTCGCGCGGCACGCCCTCTTTCTCGTGGAGGCCGTTGGGCCGCACCTTGACCCCGTCGCAGCCCAGGTCCGCGGCCAGCTTCAGGTATTCCTTGGTCCCCTCGATATTGCTCTTCAGCTCCGCCGGGTCGAGCGCGTGGAACTCGAAAGCGCTGCCCAGGCTGGCCAGGCGCACCGGCGAGTCCTCGAAACGCTTGCGCACCTCGGCGCGCCGGGCGGCGCTCAGGCCCACCTCCACGCCGTGGGCGTGGGTGGTGCGCAGCTCCACCGCGGAGAACCGGGCCTCGGTGCAGTTGGCGATGATAGTGGGGACATCCCAGTCCTTGGCCAGGTTGTAGGTGACCAAACCCACGCTGGGCCCCTCGCCCGAGGGGTCCTCGTAGCGCGCGCTCAGCTCGGCGGCCGAAAGTCCGAGCAGGGCCGGGGTGCAGGCGGCCGCCCCGATGAAACGCCGACGGTTAATACCGGCCATTTTGTGTTTGCCTCCGGATTAAGGGTGCGATTTGAAGGAATATTACTCCACAGACCGCGCAGCCACAAGAGAAAACGAGAGGCCGTCATCCCGGCAGGCAGGTTGATACCGATTTATCAATATGCAAATAAATGTATAAATCTGCATAATTTCACACCCTGCGGATCGAGCCGTAAACCCGTGCCGACGCAGGGCCCTCCGGTCCGTGCACCCTGTGCCGCCTGCGCCGCGCCGACTTGATTTTTGTTTTCCAGAACGTTACATCTAAGAAGGACCGGTTGGTAAATACAGGCGCGGTGAGCGCCTGTTGAATTTTATGCCGATTGCTGAATAATCCGCACCGTGCGCGCGGATAATTTCATAAAAAGGGGACAGACTGTGGCCAAAGAGCTTTCGATCCTGATCGGCGGGGAGGCCGGACAGGGTATTCAGTCCATCGGGCAGGTGCTGGCCCGCTCGTTCACCCGCTCGGGCTGGCGCGTGTTCGCCCTGCAGGATTTCGAGTCGCGTATCCGCGGCGGGCACGCGTTCACCAGGCTGCGGGTGACAACCGGAGAGGCGCAGTGTCACGCGCCGGGGATCGATATCCTTGTCGCCCTGAACGCCGAGACTATCGGCCTGCACCGCGGGGAGCTGAACGACGGGGCGCGGGTGATCTACGACAGCGGCCGGGTGAAAGAGGCCGAAACAGGCGCGGCTTTCCTGGGTCTCGACCTGGCAGGGATCTGCCGCGAAAGCAGTGGCTCATCCGCCATGGCCAACACCGTGGCCACCGGCGCGGCCTGGGCCATGCTGGGCCTGGATACCCCGGTGGTGGAGGCGGTGCTGGAATCCACGTTCGCGCGCCGTGGCCTGGAGACGGTGAACAAGAACATCGCTGTGCTGCGCGCCGGGTACGCTCTGGGCCGTCCTTACAGCCAGGCTGCGCCGCGGCTCGATCCGCCCGACGGCCGCGCGGGCCGTCTGTTCCTCTCGGGCGCGGATGCGGTGGCCCTGGGCGCCCTGGCTGCCGGGGTTAGTTTCTACAGCGCCTACCCCATGACCCCGGCCACCTCGGTGATGGAGTATCTGATCCGCCACGGCCGGGAACGGGGCGTGGTGGTGGAGCAGGCGGAGGACGAGATCGCGGCGATCAACATGGCTATCGGCGCCTCGTTCATGGGTGCGCGCAGCATGACCGGCACCTCGGGCGGCGGGTTCGCCCTGATGAGCGAGGCGCTGGGCCTGGCCGGCTGCACCGAGATTCCGCTGGTGGTGCTGAACGCCCAGCGCCCGGGGCCGGCCACCGGGATGCCCACCCGCACCGAGCAGGCGGACCTGCTTTTCGCCCTGTTCGCCTCGCACGGCGAGTTCCCTCGGGTGGTGCTGGCCCCGGACGGCCCGGAATCGGCGTTCCGCCTGACCGCCGAGGCCTTCAACCTGGCCGACCGCTTGCAGGCCCCGGTCATAATCCTGACCGACCACCACTTGATGGATTCCTACTGGACCGTGGAGGGGCTGCCCGTGGGTGAGGTGAGCCTGGACCGCGGTGTGCTGGCCGGGCCGGAGGAACTGGCCTCGGGCCAGAACTACCTGCGCTACCGGATCACGCCGTCCGGCGTCTCGCCGCGGGCTTTCCCGGGCCAGGGCACGGCGCTGGTCTGCTCCACCGGGGATGAGCACGACCAGAGCGGGCATATCACCGAGGAGCCCGGCCTGCGCAGCGCCATGGTGGACAAGCGCTGGCGAAAGCTGGAGCAGTTGGGCGACCGGAGCGGCCTGGAGTGTGACCTTCAGGACGGCGCCGACACCGTGCTGGTGGGCTGGGGCTCGACCGGCGGAGCGCTGCGTGAGGCGGTGCGGATGCGCCGCGCCGGTGGGGCCAAAACCTCGCTGGTCCTGCTGACCTGCCTCTGGCCGTTCCCGGAGGCGCAGTTCAGGCAGGCCGTGGAGGGCCAGGGCCGCCTGGTGAGCGTGGAGGGCAACTCCCTGGGCCAGCTCGCCCGCCTGGTCCGGATGGAGACCGGCCTGCGCGCGGATCATCAGGTGCTCAGGTATGACGGTCGCGCGTTCTGTGCGCGGGACATCCTCGAAAAACTGTGAACAGCCGGAGAGAGACTTCCATGCCGACTTTGAACGACTATAAAGGGATCGAGACCACCTGGTGCCCGGGCTGCGGCAATTTCGCGATCCTCACAGGCATCAGGCAGGCCCTGACCGGCCTGGGGCTGCCGCCGCACGAGGTGACGGTGTTCTCCGGGATCGGGCAGGCGGCCAAGCTGCCGCTGTACACGCGCTGCCACTACCTGAACGGGCTGCACGGGCGGGCGTTGCCGCTCGCCACCGGGGCGCGCCTGGTCAACGGCCGCATGAAAATGATCGTGGTGGGCGGCGACGGCGACGGGTTCGCCGAGGGCGGGAACCATTTCCTGCACGCAGTGCGGCGCAATGTCGACCTCGCCTATTTCGTGCACAACAACCAGGTTTACGGCCTTACCAAGGGCCAGGCCTCGCCCACCAGCGACCGGGGCTTTGTCACCGGCACCACGCCCGAGGGGGTGGTGCACGGACGGTTCAACCCGGCCGGCGTGGCTATCGCCCTGGATGCCGCCTTTGTCGGCCGCACCCACTCGGGCGACATGCAGCACATGGTGCGCATGATGACTCTGGCCCTTCAGGCCGGCGGGTTCGCCCTGCTGGAGATACTCCAGCCCTGCGTGACCTACAACAAGGTCAACACCCTAAAGTGGTACCGCGAGAAAGCCTACGACCTGGAGACCGCCGACCCGTCCTACGATCCCACGGACCGCGAGGCGGCTTTCCGCAAATCGCTGGAATGGGAGGACCGTTTCCCGATCGGGGTGCTCTACCGTGGAACACGTCCCGCGGTGGTCCCCGGCAAAGATGAACCCCTGGCTCTGCAGACGGTCCCGCAGCGGGATATCACTCCGCTTCTTGATGAGTTCCGCTGAGGGCGCCGGAACAAAAAAACTTTTGTTTTAGTATTGTGTTTGGGACCTAATTTACTATATATTTAAACGTTCGGACTTTTTCGGTCCGGGGTCGGGATCAGGCCCGCCACAGCTCCCGCCTCCGGCCCGAGTACTTTAACCTCCCGTTTTCCGGCAGGCCCAGTCCCTGCCTGGAAAGCCTGTTTCAGGAGTAGCGTAGTATGGAACAGGAGTATCTGGATCTTATCAAGCAGGAGCTGCTCGACCGTCAGGAGGAGCTCAAACGCCGGTGCCTCGAGGAATGCCGTCGCCGTTGCGGCGGCAGCCCGGAGGAATCGATGGAGTGCCTGGCCAACCTCATGACCCTGGAGTACCTGCTGGACAACGCCTGAGCACGGCCTGTCCTCCCCCCCGGAGGACAGGCCGACCGGCCCACCTACAGGAAGCGGCGGGTTGGAGCACCATAGCCTTGCAGGTGTATTTTCGCCCCCCCTTGAGCAATTCACCCTCCCCGGATGAGCAGATTTTCGGAACTCTTTTCACTTCAGCGTGTTGAATAATGCTGAAAGATTTAATCAAGCCTTGACTTCCCCGTGCGGGCGGATGTATCTTACTGCTGCGTCCGGCAGGGGCCGGCGACCAGCGGAGCCGTGGCCCGCTTTCCTGTGGGACAGGCGGATGCCACTTTGGTGACGGATACCTACAGAGATCAGACGGGTCCATGAATCTATTTGAACGGCCTGTATCGAGCGGGCATCTCAGGCGGTCGGCCGGATCGGTCGCAGGACTGTTCCTGCTGCTGGCGCTGCTGAGCGCCGGCTGCAACAGCGACCTGGCGATCCTGCCCGAGGAGAGCGAGTACAGCGCGGCCGGTCTGAAGCTTTCCACCTATGTGATAAGCTTCGCCCCAACCTTCATCGGCCAGGCCAGCACCCAGACAGTCCAGGTCCAGTACGGCGACACGGTCCAGGCCAAAGTCCACCTGGTCCTGAGCGACACCAGCGTCTTCCGTGTCAGCCCGGACAGCCTCAGCCTCAACAGGACCACCAAGACCGGCAGCCTCACGGTCACGTTCACCCCCACCGGCATAGATTCGGTCTGCCACACCAACCTCTATCTGATCACCACCGGCTGGGCCGACACTTTCCACGTGGCAATCGACACCGTGGGCATCGATTCGGTGCGCGTGGCCGGCGCCGGGCAGAATTTCTACCTCGACCTGGAGATGGTGTTCATCCCGGGCGGCACTTTCATTATGGGCTCCGACTCCTCGGCTGTGGATTCGATCTTCTACGACAACCGGGATGAGATTCCGGCCCACGAGGTGCACCTGTCCTCGTTCCTGATCGGTCGCTACGAGGTGACCAACATGCAGTACTACGAGTTCTGGCGCGAGGAGGGGGATTCCCGCACGCCCAAGGACACGAGCGGTATCGGCGCCTGGCCGGGTGTGGCCCTGTCCAAGCCGAATTTCCCGGTGATCGGGGTGAGCTGGGAGGATGCGGTGGCGTTCTGCCGTTGGCTGAGCCTGCGCACGGGCGCGCATTACACCCTGCCCACCGAGGCGCAGTGGGAGTACGTGGCCCGGGGCGGTGGCGCGCGCGAGTACCCCTGGTCGATTCTGGAGGACGAGCCGGTGGACAGCACCGAGCTGGCGATCCCGCTCTCCATGCGGGCGAATGTGAAGCACGGGGGTGACGGCTACACGTTCACCGCACCGGTGGAGGCGTTCCCGGCCGGGGCCAGTGCGTTCGGCCCGCTGAACATGGCCGGCAACGCCGCGGAATGGTGCCTGGACTGGTACAACCCGAATTACTACGCCACAGAGCAGACTTGGCAGGACCCTCAGGGCTCGACCGATCTGGAGAACCAGTTCTACCGAGTGGTGCGCGGTGGCAGCTATTTGACCGAGATCGATCAGACCCGCACCGCCAACCGCAGCGCCGTGGCCCCGGACAACCGCGAGATCGATATCGGCTTCCGGCTGGTCCGTTTGCCTTGATCGACACCGACAGCCAAAGGATGGGAAAATCCGTTACCGTAATTTCATAATCGCCGCGGCGCTGTTGCTTGGGCTGACGGCCGGGCCGGGTGGCCTGCGGGCGCAGAGCGCCAGTCCCGGTTATGTCCCGGTGGCCCTCGATCCGGCGGGTGGCCAGTTGCGGCCCGCGGTGATCGTGGACCATCAGGACCGTCTGCTGGTCTCCTGGTTCGACAGCACGGCGGGCCTGTCCCGGATTTTGCTCCAGGGCTTCGACCGTCAAGGCGGACGCCTGGGGCCGACCGTGGAGGGCAGTATCTACCCGACCACCCGCAAGAGCCACCACGACCTGGCCGTGGATTTCAACGGGCAGGCGGTGCTGGCCTGGGCGGATGGTATCTGGCCTGTCAGCTTCATCTATTTCCGGCGGTTCGACACCAACGGCGGGGCTGTGGAGCAGAACCCCCGTCCCGATGCCGTGGCGCGCCGGATACGCGGGCTGAACCCCTCGGTCGGCATCGATTCCAGCGGCATAGTCTACCTGGTCTGGCAGGACCAGGGCACCGAGGGCCAGGATGTCTACGGCGCGCGGTTCCTGGCCGCGGACAGCCTGGGCTACGGCGCCCAGGACACGCTGACCCACCAGTGGGTCGGCACCCACCGCCTGAACGACACCCCGGCCGGCGACCAGCTCGACCCGGTCATCGCCGCCGACCGCAAGGGCAACACTGTCGCCGCCTGGCGCGATATGCAGCCGGACAGTGTCGGCATCCGCGTCATCGCCTACGACCGCCTGGGGCACGAGATGCTCCAGCGCCTGATGCTGCCCGAGGATTCGAGCCAGGTGACCGCGCTCTCTCCGCCCGCGGTGTCCGCCTCCTCTTTCAGTTCCACCTACAGCTGGTTCGTGGTGAGCTGGGTCGAGGTGAGCGGCAGCGGTGTGCCGCAGCTCAAGCTCTACTCGATCCGCCTGCAGATAAACCGTTCCCCGACCCGGATCACGGAGGACTCGATTCCAGCGGTGGTGGATGCCGGCCTGGAGCTGTCCCTGACCAAGCCCGCCCTGTCGGGCAACGAGAACGGGGATGTGGCCCTGGTCTGGGTGCGCAACCAGGACGGTGGTGGCAGCGCGGCCTGGTCTTTCGTCTGTAACGTCAACGAGGGCGTCGAGGGCGGCCGCCAGGGACAGATAACCCCGCAGAACATGAAAGCGCTCCAACCGGTCGACGCGATCCGTCAGGACGGCACTTTCGTGTCGGTCTGGGGTGATGACGCCCACGACGTGTCCGACCTGTGGATGCAGAATTTCAGCGCCGGCGGACTGATCACAGACCCGATGCACATATCCCCTTCCGGGGGCGAGGGCGAGCTGGCCGGGGCCGCTGCCCTGGTCGGGCACCCCGACCTGAGCTACAGCCTGTTCTGGGAGCGCCAGAGCGTGGAGGAGGGGGCCCAGATACAGCAGTTGACTTTCTCTGCGGATGACCGTCCCTCCGGGGCCGTGCAGCCGCTCCAGCCGGAGACGGCCGTGCAGCGCCATCCCACTGTGGCCCGGGCTGTGAGCGGACAGTACGCGGTGGGCTGGCAGGAGAGCGGCGCCTCGGGCTACCGGGTGCGCGCCTCGCTGTTCGGGGCGGACGGTGCGCTGAAACAGGCCGGCCTGACTCTGGAACAGTCGGCCCAGAATTTCCTGGACGGGGTGAGCCTGTCGCTCGGGCCGGACGGAGTGCTGAGCGCGGCCTGGGAGCGCTGGACCCCGCTGGCCGGGATCCCCGAACTGGTCCTGGCGCACTGGGACAGCCTGGGCAACCGGATCGGCTCGGTGCGCAGCGTGGCCAGCGCGGCCCACGGCGGCGGACGGTACGCGTCACTGGCCACAAGCCCGGCCGGCAACCAGATGATTGTCTGGCGCGAGGGCGCGGTCTCGGGGACCAACGCGCGCATCCGTGCCCAGGTGTTCAATTCCGGCGGCACGCCGCGCGGTTCCGAGCTGGCGGTCAGCGAGGTCCAGGCCGATTACCTGGGCGCCAGCGGAAAGCCGCAGGTGGTGGCCTCGCCGCTCACCGGACGGTTCTTCGTGGTCTGGCAGGAGTTCTTCTCCGACGCCCAGCACCTTTACTACCGCCTGTACTCCGAGCGCGGCGACAGCCTGGAGCTGCCGCAGGAGCTGGGCTACCGCGGCGTTTTCGGCAGCCTGTCCACCTCGGGCGGCGTGGTGGGGCAGACCAATCCGGCCGTGGCCGTGGACAGCCACGGCGACCATCTCGTCCTTTGGGTGGAGAAAGAGATGGGCGGCGAGACCCGCCTGTTAGGCTGCAAGATCGATTCGACTGGCGCGCCGCGCGGCAGTGTTTTCCAGGTGCCCGGAGTGCGCCTGGCCGCCCTGCCCTGCCTGAGCATCCTGGGCACGGACCGGGTGGTCCTGGCCTGGAACGACACCACCGGCGCAGCCACGCGCCTTCTGGCGCAGTCTCTTCAGATCACGTTTTTCGCCCTGAGCGGCAAGCTCGACCTGGCCTCGGACATGTCCGGTTCCACGAGTCCGGCTGTCGTTCATATCGCGGGCAACGTGGTGGATTCGGTGAAAGTCGACACGCAGGGCAATTTCGCTTTCAGCACCCTGACCGCGGGCAGCTACAGCCTGCGGGTCACGCGGGAGGGCCGCGAGCTGAGCCTGAGCCGCAGCGGCTTCGAGTTAGCCGGAAGCACGGGCGGCACGGTCGACCTGGGCCGGGTGACTGTCCTGGGCGGCGGCACCGGCCCCGAACTGCCCCGGGTGGCAACTCCGGTGCTGAACCAGAACTCGCCCAACCCGTTCAACCCCTCGACCACGATCACTTTCGACCTGCCGGAGGGCGCGGCGCTGCAGAAAGTGGCGCTGCGGGTCTACGACCTGCGCGGCGCGACGGTGCGGGTGCTGGTGGATGAGCAGTTGGGCGGCGGGCGGCACTCGGTGCAGTGGGACGGGCGGGACGCACAGGGACGGCAGGTGGCCTCGGGCGTGTATTTCTACCGCCTGGAGGCCGGCGGCCGCAGCGCGGTGCGCAAGATGATCCTGCTTAAATAGCGGACCTGTCCTTTACGAAGTGGGAATGTTTTCAGGGGGCGCCGCCCGGCGCCCGAGGTTTTTCTGAGCCATGAAATCTCCGAGGGCGAAGCGGGTTGTCGAGGCGGCGGGCCCGGAGCTGATCGCGCGCTGCGGGATGAACTGCCGTCTCTGCCACGCCTATGTCAGAGACAAGAACACCTGTCCGGGTTGCCGCAGCGGGGGGTATTTCATCTTCAAATCCGTTGTCAGGTGCCGGATATTGAACTGCGGCAGGATACCGGAAGACAGGGCCGACTACTGTTTCAACTGCGACAGTTTTCCCTGCACCCGTCTGAAACAGCTTGACAAGCGCTACCGGACAAAATACGGGATGAGCATGCTGGAAAATCTGGAAAACATCCGGCTGAACGGAGTCGAAAGTTTCGTCGAAAAGGAAAACCAGCGCTGGGAATGTCCGGGGTGTGGGGAAATCCTCAGCGTTCACAAGCCGCAGTGTCTTTCCTGCGGCCGCGGTTGGCATTAATTTATCCGTCACTTGAAAATGCACTTTCATTCCGACTGCTTGAGAGAGCCTGTTGCAGTCCTTCACTGTGATGCGGCTTGCGGTATAAAAAATCAACCAAAAGGAGCAGCCACATGCGGGTCCTGATCGCGACCAAACTGGACGAGGTTGCCCGGCGTATCCTCGAAGAGGCGGGGATCGAGGTGGTGGTGAAAGCGGGCCTGGATGAACCGGGGTTGTGCGAGGCGGTCAAGGGCTGCCAGGGGCTGATCGTGCGCAGCGAGAAAGTGACCAGGACGGTGCTGGATGCGGCCGACCAGATGCAGGCAGTGGTGCGCGCCGGCAGCGGAGTGAACACGATCGATGTGGCCTACGCCACCACGCGCAACATCCAGGTGATGAACACCCCCGGCGCCAACAGCAACTCGGTGGCCGAGCTGGTGTTCGCGTTCATGCTGGCCGGCTCGCGCTGTCTGGCCCGCGCCGACCGCTCGGTCAAGGAAGGGCGCTGGGAGAAATCGGGACTGATGGGCCGCGAGCTGGTGGGCAAGACCATCGGCATAGTCGGCCTGGGCAATATCGGCACTCTGGTCAGCCGCAAGGCCAAGGGCTTCGAGATGAACGTGATCGGGTTCGACCCGGTTGTCTCGGAGGAGAAAGCGCGCGACATCGGTGTAAGCATCAAGTCGCTGGAGGAGGTGTTCGCCGAGAGCGATTTCATCACCTTGCACGTGCCGCTCAACGACAAGACCCGCGGGATGATCGGCGGCCAGTTGCTGGGGTCGATGAAAAAGGGCGCCATGCTGATCAACTCGGCCCGCGCCGAGGTGGTGGACCAGGCCGCCCTGCTGGAGGTGTT comes from bacterium and encodes:
- a CDS encoding thiamine pyrophosphate-dependent enzyme, which codes for MPTLNDYKGIETTWCPGCGNFAILTGIRQALTGLGLPPHEVTVFSGIGQAAKLPLYTRCHYLNGLHGRALPLATGARLVNGRMKMIVVGGDGDGFAEGGNHFLHAVRRNVDLAYFVHNNQVYGLTKGQASPTSDRGFVTGTTPEGVVHGRFNPAGVAIALDAAFVGRTHSGDMQHMVRMMTLALQAGGFALLEILQPCVTYNKVNTLKWYREKAYDLETADPSYDPTDREAAFRKSLEWEDRFPIGVLYRGTRPAVVPGKDEPLALQTVPQRDITPLLDEFR
- a CDS encoding sugar phosphate isomerase/epimerase, with protein sequence MAGINRRRFIGAAACTPALLGLSAAELSARYEDPSGEGPSVGLVTYNLAKDWDVPTIIANCTEARFSAVELRTTHAHGVEVGLSAARRAEVRKRFEDSPVRLASLGSAFEFHALDPAELKSNIEGTKEYLKLAADLGCDGVKVRPNGLHEKEGVPREKTIAQIARSLDEVGSFGADLGVEVRVEVHGPQTSSFPVYHPIMEQTTSPNVYVCWNCNETDLDDGGLEHNFSLVAGRIHFVHMRDLYIEDYPWRKLFGLLKSSGYKGYCCAEIPESADPVRLMKYYRALFLAYQDRL
- a CDS encoding alkaline phosphatase: MKRLLHLALAALLMLSLPVYAADQNDTVKIADFTQAADAAAIQNVKPVKNIIIMIGDGMGINEVGAARTALYGRGLGLTLDRLPALGQSITWSLSDDFITDSGAGGTALACGLRTLNGRIGEDRDARPLKNILELARSMGKSTGVVVTCSITHATPACFLAHVKNRSNEWEIARQICAAPADVMLGGGIEFFLPASDKRSRRDDETDLLEVLRKRGYSVLTTADELKATDFGKAKAVAGFFAPYNMRSATKRDTPLPDMVAGALQLLSRNPKGFFLMVEGSQIDGGGHGNDLQYVVDETLDFDRAVAKAVDFAEKDGNTLVVVTADHETGGLSLTETNETDGTMTAGWTGPEHTGSVVPLLAYGPNAQAFAGLHHNFHVPQLAVQGWGVKNFASFATDK
- a CDS encoding SUMF1/EgtB/PvdO family nonheme iron enzyme; this encodes MNLFERPVSSGHLRRSAGSVAGLFLLLALLSAGCNSDLAILPEESEYSAAGLKLSTYVISFAPTFIGQASTQTVQVQYGDTVQAKVHLVLSDTSVFRVSPDSLSLNRTTKTGSLTVTFTPTGIDSVCHTNLYLITTGWADTFHVAIDTVGIDSVRVAGAGQNFYLDLEMVFIPGGTFIMGSDSSAVDSIFYDNRDEIPAHEVHLSSFLIGRYEVTNMQYYEFWREEGDSRTPKDTSGIGAWPGVALSKPNFPVIGVSWEDAVAFCRWLSLRTGAHYTLPTEAQWEYVARGGGAREYPWSILEDEPVDSTELAIPLSMRANVKHGGDGYTFTAPVEAFPAGASAFGPLNMAGNAAEWCLDWYNPNYYATEQTWQDPQGSTDLENQFYRVVRGGSYLTEIDQTRTANRSAVAPDNREIDIGFRLVRLP
- a CDS encoding 2-oxoacid:acceptor oxidoreductase subunit alpha — translated: MAKELSILIGGEAGQGIQSIGQVLARSFTRSGWRVFALQDFESRIRGGHAFTRLRVTTGEAQCHAPGIDILVALNAETIGLHRGELNDGARVIYDSGRVKEAETGAAFLGLDLAGICRESSGSSAMANTVATGAAWAMLGLDTPVVEAVLESTFARRGLETVNKNIAVLRAGYALGRPYSQAAPRLDPPDGRAGRLFLSGADAVALGALAAGVSFYSAYPMTPATSVMEYLIRHGRERGVVVEQAEDEIAAINMAIGASFMGARSMTGTSGGGFALMSEALGLAGCTEIPLVVLNAQRPGPATGMPTRTEQADLLFALFASHGEFPRVVLAPDGPESAFRLTAEAFNLADRLQAPVIILTDHHLMDSYWTVEGLPVGEVSLDRGVLAGPEELASGQNYLRYRITPSGVSPRAFPGQGTALVCSTGDEHDQSGHITEEPGLRSAMVDKRWRKLEQLGDRSGLECDLQDGADTVLVGWGSTGGALREAVRMRRAGGAKTSLVLLTCLWPFPEAQFRQAVEGQGRLVSVEGNSLGQLARLVRMETGLRADHQVLRYDGRAFCARDILEKL